One genomic segment of Theobroma cacao cultivar B97-61/B2 chromosome 6, Criollo_cocoa_genome_V2, whole genome shotgun sequence includes these proteins:
- the LOC18596831 gene encoding eukaryotic translation initiation factor 3 subunit D → MVGGFEVGAVPFNPDGWGPPDSVTTAPTTTTLPLHVPFAPFSRSEKLGRIADFTRSFPSSNANPSNRPSSAKPGGANSSDAPFDFSLDLDAFPLANPDDDSSFRLVDAKPPPRPKFGPKWRFNQHRPQLPQRRDEEVEARKREAEKERARRDRLYNLNRSNQNQPRREAAIFKSSVDIQPEWNMLDQIPFSTFSKLSFSVPEPEDLLLCGALEYYDRSFDRITPKNERRLERFKNRNFFKVTTTDDPVIRRLANEDKATVFATDTILATLMCAPRSVYSWDIVIQRVGNKLFFDKRDGSQLDLLSVHETSQEPLPEAKDDINSAYSLSVEAAYINQNFSQQVLVRDGNKVSFDEPNPFANEGDEVASVAYRYRRWKLDNDMYLVARCEVQSVVEVNKQKSFLTLNALNEFDPKYSGVDWRQKLETQRGAVLATELKNNANKLAKWTAQALLASADLMKLGYVSRVHPRDHFNHVILAVVGYKPRDFAAQINLNTANMWGIVKSIVDLCMKLNEGKYVLVKDPSKPQVRIYEVPADAFENDYVEEPLPEDEQVQPPTEDAEGGEANGTTNDVDDKDIETQN, encoded by the coding sequence ATGGTAGGAGGTTTTGAAGTAGGCGCAGTCCCTTTTAACCCAGACGGCTGGGGCCCACCCGACTCCGTCACCACTGCCCCAACTACCACCACTCTGCCTCTCCACGTTCCCTTCGCTCCTTTCTCCCGCTCCGAAAAGCTTGGCCGAATCGCCGACTTCACCCGCTCTTTCCCTTCCTCGAACGCCAACCCATCCAACCGGCCTTCCTCTGCAAAACCCGGCGGAGCCAATTCCTCCGACGCGCCTTTCGATTTCTCCCTCGACCTCGACGCCTTCCCTCTCGCGAACCCGGACGACGATTCCTCCTTCCGTCTAGTAGACGCCAAGCCTCCTCCTCGGCCCAAATTCGGCCCTAAGTGGCGTTTCAACCAACACCGACCCCAGCTCCCTCAACGACGAGACGAAGAAGTCGAGGCCCGAAAAAGAGAGGCCGAGAAAGAGCGAGCCCGCCGCGACCGTCTTTACAATCTCAACCGGTCCAATCAGAACCAGCCACGTCGCGAAGCCGCGATTTTCAAATCTTCAGTCGATATCCAACCGGAATGGAACATGCTCGATCAAATCCCTTTCTCGACATTCTCCAAATTATCCTTTTCCGTTCCCGAACCCGAAGATTTACTCCTCTGTGGCGCATTAGAGTATTACGATCGGTCCTTTGATCGAATCACCCCGAAGAACGAACGGAGGCTCGAAAGGTTCAAGAACAGAAACTTCTTTAAAGTCACTACAACTGACGATCCGGTGATCCGAAGATTGGCCAATGAGGATAAAGCAACTGTTTTTGCTACCGATACGATTCTGGCAACCTTAATGTGTGCACCGAGGTCAGTTTATTCATGGGATATTGTAATTCAACGTGTTGGGAATAAGTTATTTTTCGATAAGCGAGATGGTTCTCAATTAGATTTGTTGTCAGTTCACGAGACTTCTCAGGAGCCATTGCCTGAAGCTAAAGATGATATTAACTCTGCGTATTCATTGAGTGTTGAAGCAGCTTATATAAATCAGAATTTTTCGCAGCAGGTTTTGGTTAGGGATGGGAATAAGGTGAGTTTTGATGAGCCGAACCCATTTGCCAACGAAGGTGATGAGGTGGCTTCcgtggcctataggtatagaAGGTGGAAGCTTGATAATGATATGTATTTGGTTGCACGTTGTGAGGTTCAGAGTGTTGTTGAGGTTAATAAGCAGAAGTCTTTTCTTACTTTGAATGCACTTAACGAGTTTGATCCCAAGTATTCGGGTGTTGATTGGAGGCAGAAGTTGGAGACTCAGAGGGGTGCAGTTTTGGCTACTGAATTGAAGAATAATGCGAATAAGTTGGCTAAATGGACTGCTCAAGCTCTTTTAGCCAGTgctgatttaatgaaattggGCTATGTTTCAAGGGTGCATCCTAGGGATCATTTTAACCATGTGATATTGGCTGTTGTTGGGTATAAGCCAAGAGATTTTGCTGCACAAATTAATCTGAACACTGCGAATATGTGGGGCATTGTGAAGTCTATTGTGGACTTGtgtatgaaattgaatgagggGAAATATGTGCTCGTGAAGGATCCATCTAAGCCTCAGGTGAGGATTTATGAGGTTCCAGCTGATGCTTTTGAGAATGATTATGTGGAGGAACCTTTGCCAGAAGACGAACAAGTTCAGCCACCAACTGAGGATGCTGAAGGTGGGGAGGCAAATGGCACTACAAATGATGTTGACGATAAAGATATTGAGACACAAAATTAA
- the LOC18596834 gene encoding transcription factor bHLH36 — protein MEHNPNSSRTDRKLIERNRRNQMKALYSKLNSLIPHHNSRESTSLPDQLGEAANYIKRLQTNLERMKERKDSLLGVERSMNTSRSSGPRSPQIMIQEMGSSLVIGLTTCSSSQFIFNETIRILHEEGAEIVNASFSVVDDTVFHTIHLTVAVSYAPDYGAAARISERLQKFVNDIADA, from the exons ATGGAGCACAACCCTAATTCCTCAAGAACAGATAGAAAACTCATCGAGAGAAACAGGAGAAATCAAATGAAAGCTCTCTATTCCAAACTCAATTCTCTCATACCCCATCACAACTCTAGG GAATCAACATCACTGCCTGATCAACTAGGTGAAGCTGCAAACTATATAAAAAGGTTACAGACAAACTTGGAGAGAatgaaggaaaggaaagacaGCTTACTAGGAGTAGAAAGGTCGATGAATACAAGCAGGAGCAGTGGGCCGAGATCTCCTCAAATCATGATTCAAGAAATGGGTTCTTCTTTGGTGATTGGGTTAACAACTTGCTCGAGTAGTCAGTTCATCTTCAATGAGACAATTCGTATtcttcatgaagaaggagcCGAGATCGTTAATGCCAGTTTCTCTGTTGTTGACGATACTGTTTTCCATACTATACATCTTACG GTTGCGGTGTCTTATGCACCAGATTATGGAGCTGCAGCCAGGATATCTGAGAGACTACAGAAGTTCGTCAATGATATTGCTGATGCATGA
- the LOC18596835 gene encoding serine/threonine-protein kinase HT1: MADDANSWIRRTKFSHTVCHRLDSSRLVSFPFHLQSDRNLEWSLGLKPRSAVASAKQKSVHNDPQIQRNPITNKQRSVSPLPQTILSDTFKEARSERRRFSTPNPQRKESDKRFRGKFFHKESHDKKGSNSPASSNSSPLRHLGSIKVQDRSKSRKESAWTKYFDHAGGRVNAVEAADEHTVELSQLFLGLRFAHGAHSRLYHGIYKEEPVAVKIIRVPDDDENGNLAARLEKQFNREVTLLSRLHHPNVIKFVAACRKPPVFCVITEYLSEGSLRAYLHKLDHKSLPMEKLIAIVLEVARGMEYIHSQGVIHRDLKPENVLIDQEFHLKIADFGIACEEAYCDLLADDPGTYRWMAPEMIKKKSYGRKVDVYSFGLILWEMVAGTIPYEDMNPIQAAFAVVNKNLRPVIPHNCPPAMRALIEQCWSLHPEKRPDFWQIVKVLEQFESSLNQDGTLKLVQNPSCQDHKKGLLHWIQKLGPVHPHSNAYSSPMPKPKFT, translated from the exons ATGGCAGACGATGCTAATTCATGGATTAGGAGAACAAAGTTTTCTCACACGGTTTGTCATAGATTGGACTCATCAAGATTggtctcttttcctttccaccTACAATCAGACAGGAATCTAGAGTGGAGTTTGGGATTGAAACCAAGGTCAGCAGTGGCTTCTGCTAAACAGAAATCAGTTCACAATGATCCACAGATTCAGCGAAATCCTATCACAAACAAGCAAAGATCTGTATCTCCTCTGCCTCAGACTATTCTCTCTGATACCTTTAAGGAAGCAAGGTCTGAGAGGAGGAGATTCTCAACTCCAAATCCTCAAAGGAAAGAATCCGACAAGCGATTTAGGGGAAAGTTTTTCCATAAAGAATCCCATGATAAGAAAGGATCCAATTCACCAGCATCATCGAATTCAAGTCCCCTTAGGCACTTGGGTTCCATAAAAGTTCAAGATAGGTCAAAGAGCAGGAAGGAGTCGGCTTGGACTAAGTATTTTGACCATGCTGGAGGAAGGGTTAATGCCGTAGAAGCAGCTGATGAACACACTGTTGAACTTTCCCAGCTATTTCTTGGGCTTAGATTTGCCCATGGTGCGCATAGCCGGCTTTATCATGGTATATATAAGGAGGAACCTGTTGcagttaaaattattaggGTACCAGATGATGACGAGAATGGAAACTTGGCTGCTCGATTAGAGAAACAGTTCAATAGGGAGGTTACTCTTTTATCTCGGCTCCATCATCCGAATGTTATAAAG TTTGTAGCAGCATGCAGAAAGCCACCGGTTTTTTGTGTTATAACAGAATATTTATCAGAGGGTTCATTAAGGGCATACTTGCACAAGCTTGATCACAAGTCTCTTCCGATGGAAAAGTTAATTGCTATTGTTCTGGAAGTTGCTCGTGGAATGGAATACATTCATTCTCAAGGAGTCATTCATCGTGATCTTAAACCAGAAAACGTCCTTATTGATCAGGAATTTCATCTGAAAATTGCTGATTTTGGTATAGCTTGTGAGGAGGCATATTGTGATCTACTGGCAGATGATCCAGGGACTTATCGTTGGATGGCACCTGAGATGATCAAAAAGAAATCGTATGGACGGAAGGTGGATGTTTACAGCTTTGGACTTATTTTGTGGGAAATGGTAGCTGGAACAATTCCATATGAGGATATGAATCCTATCCAAGCTGCTTTTGCAGTTGTGAACAAG AATTTGAGACCTGTTATCCCACACAACTGTCCACCTGCCATGCGAGCTTTAATTGAGCAATGTTGGTCATTGCACCCAGAGAAGAGGCCTGATTTTTGGCAGATAGTGAAGGTGTTGGAGCAATTTGAGTCCTCACTTAATCAAGATGGAACCCTGAAATTGGTACAGAACCCAAGTTGCCAAGATCACAAGAAAGGGCTGCTTCATTGGATTCAAAAGCTTGGTCCCGTGCACCCTCACTCTAATGCCTATAGTTCACCTATGCCTAAACCTAAATTCACATGA